The Pseudomonas fulva 12-X sequence CCTGGCATTGCGCAAGCTGTTTCCCGCCCTCTATCAGCTCGACCGTGCCGGGCTGCTGCACGAGGATACCCAGTTGCTCGCCCTGGCGCGCGACGGCGGCGACCCCGACAAGCACCTGAGCACCATCGATGCGCACCTGCGCCGCTACCTGCCGGCCACCGAGCTGGACGAAGCGGTGATGCAGCGTTTCCAGGGGCGCATGCGCTACCTGAGCATGGAATTTCTGCCCGCCGACAGCTACCCGCAACTGGCCGAAATGGTCGGCAGCGGTCGTCAGCTGATCGCCTATTTCGCCACCCCAGCCTCGGTGTACGGCGGCATCTGCGCCAACCTGGCAGCGGTCGGCCTGGCCGAAAATACCCGGGTGGTGCTGGAAAAACCCATCGGCCACGATCTGGAGTCCTCGCGGGCGGTCAACGATGCGGTGGCGGCCTATTTCCCGGAAAGCCAGGTGTATCGGATCGACCATTACCTCGGCAAGGAAACGGTGCAAAACCTCATTGCCCTGCGCTTCGCCAACAGCCTGTTCGAGACCCAGTGGAACCAGAACCACATCACCCACGTGGAAATCACCGTGGCCGAGAAGGTTGGTATCGAAGGCCGCTGGGGCTACTTCGACAAGGCCGGCCAGCTGCGTGACATGATCCAGAATCACCTGCTGCAGCTGCTTTGCCTGATCGCCATGGACCCGCCGGGCGACCTGTCGGCCGATGCCATCCGTGACGAGAAGGTCAAGGTGCTCAAGGCTCTGGAGCCGATGACCGCCGAGCAGCTGTCGCGTCATGTGGTGCGTGGCCAGTACGTGGCCGGCACCAGCGATGGCAAGCCGGTGCCCGGTTATCTGGAAGAAGAGAATTCCAACGCCCAGAGTGACACCGAAACCTTCGTCGCCCTGCGCGCCGACATCCGCAATTGGCGCTGGGCCGGCGTGCCGTTCTACCTGCGTACCGGCAAGCGCATGGCGCAGAAGCTGTCGCAGATCGTCATCCATTTCAAGGAACCGCCGCACTACATCTTCGCGCCGGAGCAGCGCCAGTTGATCGGCAACAAGCTGATCATCCGCCTGCAGCCGGACGAGAGCATTTCCCTGCAGGTGATGACCAAGGATCAGGGCCTGGACAAGGGCATGCAGCTGCGCAGCGGCCCGCTGCAGCTGAATTTCTCCACCGCCTACAAGAGCGCGCGGATTCCCGATGCCTACGAGCGACTGCTGCTGGAAGTGATGCGCGGCAACCAGAATCTGTTCGTGCGCAAGGACGAGATCGAGCACGCCTGGCAGTGGTGCGATCAGCTGATCGCCGGCTGGAAGAAACTCGGCGACCCGCCCAAGCCGTACGTCGCCGGTACCTGGGGGCCGATGAGCTCCATCGCCCTGATCACTCGCGACGGGAGGGCCTGGTATGGCGATCTCTGACCTCGAATTGCCCGTGGGTGTGGTCGCCCGCAGCCACAGCGATGCCCAGCATCTTGCGCGCGCTCTGGCTGAAAACGTCGCCGGCGTGCTGCGCGATGCCATCGACAGCCGCGGCCAGGCGACCCTGGTGGTGTCCGGCGGGCGCAGCCCGATTGCGTTCTTCAAGGCGCTGTCGCAGCAAACGTTACCTTGGAACAAGGTGCTGGTAAGCCTGGCCGACGAGCGCTGGGTGCCGACCAGCCACGAGGACAGCAACGAAGCGCTGGTGCGCCGTCACCTGCTGCAGGGGCCGGCTGCCGAAGCGCAGCTGTTAGGGCTCTATCAAAGCGCCGCCAGCCTGGAGCAGGCAGCCGAGCTTGCCGAGCAGGCGCTGCGCGATCTGCCGGGTATCGACGTGCTGATTCTGGGCATGGGCACCGACGGTCATACTGCGTCGCTATTTCCCGATAGCCCGAACCTGGACGAGGCACTCAGCGAAGACTGTTCGCGTCGCTGCCTGCCGATGCTGGCGCCGAGCGTGCCGCACCAGCGCCTGACCCTGACCCTGCCGCTGCTCCGGGCGGCGCGCCTGCCGCTGCTGTCGATCGAAGGCCCGGGCAAGCTCGCCGTGCTGGAGCAGGCCCTGCAGCAGGACAATCACAAGAACATGCCGATCAGCGCGTTTCTTCGCGCGCCGCTCGAAATCTACTGGTGCCCTTAGGCCCGAAAGGAACACAAACCATGACACAAGCCATCAGCCGCCCAGCCCCGACCATGGCGGAAAAAATCGAGGCCATCGACGCGCTCTGTGCCCGTGCGCGGATCATGCCGGTGATCACCATTGCCCGCGAGGAAGACATTCTGCCGCTGGCCGATGCCCTGGATGCCGGCGGCCTGCAGGTGCTGGAAATCACCCTGCGCTCGCCCCATGGCCTGACCGCCATCCGCCGTCTGCGCGAAGAGCGCCCGCACCTGTGCGTCGGCGCCGGCACGGTGCTCGACCGTCATATGCTCGAGGCGGTGGAGGAGGCGGGTGCGCAGTTCATCGTCAGCCCGGGCTCGACCGACGAGCTGCTGCGCGCCGCGTTGCAGAGCCCGGTGCCGATGCTGCCGGGCGTGGCTAGTGCCTCGGAGATCATGGTCGGCTACGCCCTCGGTTACCGCCGCTTCAAGCTGTTCCCGGCGGAAGTCTGCGGCGGCACCGCGGCGCTCAAGGCGCTGGGCGGGCCGTTCGGCGATATCCGTTTCTGCCCGACCGGCGGTGTCGGCCCGGCCAACCTGCAGCGCTACATGGCGCTGCCCAACGTGATGTGCGTGGGCGGCAGCTGGATGCTCGACAGCAGCAAAGGCTGGGACGCCGTGCGCCAGGCCAGTGCCGACGCCCTGGCGCTGCTGGGCTGAATCACGGCCCGCCACGTGCGGGCCTGCTTGACCATTTCCATCGCCGGCTCGATGCCTCCGTCGCGCCGGCGTCTCTATTTCCGAGGTTGCGAATGACCCTGCGTATCAGCAAAGACACTCGCCTGTGCATGTCGCTGTCCGGGCGGCCCGGTAACTTCGGCACGCGCTTCCAGAACTACCTGTACCGCGAGCTGGAGCTGGATTACCTGTACAAGGCCTTTACCACCAGCGATCTGCCGGCGGCCATCGGCGGCATCCGCGCTCTCGGCGTGCGTGGCTGTGCGGTGTCGATGCCGTTCAAGGAAGCCTGCATCGAGCACCTGGATGGTTTACATGAATCAGCGGCGACGCTGCAGTCGGTCAACACCATCGTTGCTGATGAAGGCCGCCTGACCGGTTACAACACGGACTACAGCGCGGTGGTGAAACTGCTGCGCAAACATGGCGTACCGACCAGCAGCCGCTACGCGTTGCGCGGCAGCGGCGGCATGGCCAAGGCGGTGGGCTGCGCGCTGCGCGACAGCGGCTTCGCCGATGGCTGTATCGTCGCCCGTAACGAAGCGGCGGGCAGGGCACTGGCCGAACAGTGCGGCGTGCAATGGCGTGAGGCGCTGGGCGACGAGCCGGCAGAGCTGCTGGTCAACGTCACGCCCCTGGGCATGCGCGGCGCCGATGCCGAACAGCTGGCCTTCGACGAGCAGACGGTGAAGGCGGCGCAGTGGGTCTTCGACGTGGTCGCCGTGCCGGTGGAAACCCCGCTGATTCGCCTGGCCCGTTCCCTGGGCAAGCCAGTGATCACCGGCGGCGAAGTGATCGTGCTGCAGGCCGTCGAGCAGTTCGTGCTGTACACCGGCGTGCGCCCCGATGACGAGCTGATCGAGCGTGCCGCGCGCTTCGCTCTGGCCGACTAGCAACGGCTGCCTCCTGCCGCGTTCTGACCGGGCTCTTGCGCCCGGTCATTAAAAGTTTGCACTTTCCGTTTACGGGCCAAGTCGTAAAAGGTGTAGGGCATGGCGCTGCGTCGAGCGCTCTGCCAGACGCCGGCTTCGCCGTAGCGCCATGCCCTGCATCCGAACGGAATGCCTTACCCGGGCTTCCGATGCCAGGCGCGCTGCTCACCCGCGGCCGCCGACAGACAAGCAAGGAGATAGCCATGGGCTTGGGAACCATACTGCTGATCATTCTGATCCTGATGCTGATTGGTGCCATCCCGGCATGGCCGCACAGCCGCAGCTGGGGCTACGGCCCGACTGGCGGACTTGGTCTGGTGCTGGTCATCGTGCTGGTGCTGTTGCTACTGGGCTACATATGAGCCAGCGCCTGCATTGCTGATGCAGGCGCCGCCGTCAGCGGCAAACACCGCTGGC is a genomic window containing:
- a CDS encoding bifunctional 4-hydroxy-2-oxoglutarate aldolase/2-dehydro-3-deoxy-phosphogluconate aldolase, whose amino-acid sequence is MTQAISRPAPTMAEKIEAIDALCARARIMPVITIAREEDILPLADALDAGGLQVLEITLRSPHGLTAIRRLREERPHLCVGAGTVLDRHMLEAVEEAGAQFIVSPGSTDELLRAALQSPVPMLPGVASASEIMVGYALGYRRFKLFPAEVCGGTAALKALGGPFGDIRFCPTGGVGPANLQRYMALPNVMCVGGSWMLDSSKGWDAVRQASADALALLG
- the pgl gene encoding 6-phosphogluconolactonase, whose product is MAISDLELPVGVVARSHSDAQHLARALAENVAGVLRDAIDSRGQATLVVSGGRSPIAFFKALSQQTLPWNKVLVSLADERWVPTSHEDSNEALVRRHLLQGPAAEAQLLGLYQSAASLEQAAELAEQALRDLPGIDVLILGMGTDGHTASLFPDSPNLDEALSEDCSRRCLPMLAPSVPHQRLTLTLPLLRAARLPLLSIEGPGKLAVLEQALQQDNHKNMPISAFLRAPLEIYWCP
- a CDS encoding shikimate 5-dehydrogenase is translated as MTLRISKDTRLCMSLSGRPGNFGTRFQNYLYRELELDYLYKAFTTSDLPAAIGGIRALGVRGCAVSMPFKEACIEHLDGLHESAATLQSVNTIVADEGRLTGYNTDYSAVVKLLRKHGVPTSSRYALRGSGGMAKAVGCALRDSGFADGCIVARNEAAGRALAEQCGVQWREALGDEPAELLVNVTPLGMRGADAEQLAFDEQTVKAAQWVFDVVAVPVETPLIRLARSLGKPVITGGEVIVLQAVEQFVLYTGVRPDDELIERAARFALAD
- the zwf gene encoding glucose-6-phosphate dehydrogenase, with product MSMIPVEPCTLALFGALGDLALRKLFPALYQLDRAGLLHEDTQLLALARDGGDPDKHLSTIDAHLRRYLPATELDEAVMQRFQGRMRYLSMEFLPADSYPQLAEMVGSGRQLIAYFATPASVYGGICANLAAVGLAENTRVVLEKPIGHDLESSRAVNDAVAAYFPESQVYRIDHYLGKETVQNLIALRFANSLFETQWNQNHITHVEITVAEKVGIEGRWGYFDKAGQLRDMIQNHLLQLLCLIAMDPPGDLSADAIRDEKVKVLKALEPMTAEQLSRHVVRGQYVAGTSDGKPVPGYLEEENSNAQSDTETFVALRADIRNWRWAGVPFYLRTGKRMAQKLSQIVIHFKEPPHYIFAPEQRQLIGNKLIIRLQPDESISLQVMTKDQGLDKGMQLRSGPLQLNFSTAYKSARIPDAYERLLLEVMRGNQNLFVRKDEIEHAWQWCDQLIAGWKKLGDPPKPYVAGTWGPMSSIALITRDGRAWYGDL
- a CDS encoding DUF3309 family protein, encoding MGLGTILLIILILMLIGAIPAWPHSRSWGYGPTGGLGLVLVIVLVLLLLGYI